The nucleotide sequence TGACCGCCAACTTCAACACCGGCCTGACCAACCCGACGCTTTCGATCAACAACACCGCCGGCTCCGGCGCGGCGAATCTGTTCATCGGCTACAACGATGTGAACACCGGCACGACACCCGTCTCGACCTTCGACACCTCCGCCGGGACCCTCACCGCCTCGCTCAATCAGGTGATCATTTCCCGCCACGGCAGCGCCGGCGGCTCGGGCAACTCGACCGCGACATTCAAGATGGGCGCCGGCTCCGTCACCGCCGGCAGCGTCATCCTCGCGCAGACCAGCGGCAGCTCGTCCCCCACCAGCACCAAGGGCACGCTCCAAATGGTCGGCAACGGCAGCACGTTCAACGTTACCGGCGATGTCACCGACGGCGGCGGCTCCAGCGAACTGTTCGTCGATCAGGGCGCGATGACCATCGGCGGCAATCTCTCGGTCGATACGCTCCGCGTCGGATACAACGGCACCGCCAACGGCAACTCCGGCTCCCTGACCGTCACCGGTTCGACCGTCTCCGTCGGTACCGGTTCGCAGACCCTCGACATCGGTCGGCGCGATGTCAACCTGGGTACAGGGACCAGCGAAGCCTTTGACGCCGTACTCGACCTTTCCGCGGTCACCACGTTCACCGCCAATGTCAATCAGTTCCGCGTCGGCACCAACAGCGACAGCGGCGGCGGACAGCGTCGCCCCAGCGCGACGGTCTCGCTCGCTGCGAACAGTACCGTCACCGCCAATTCCATGACAATCGGCTACAGTCAGTTCGTGGGCGGAACGAACGTCGCGATGCACCTGGGCGCATCGACGACTTTCAACGTGGACACCATCGACTTGGGCGGGTCCAAGTACACAAGCGTGATGGACTTCCTAGCGGGCGGATCCACCGTCACCATCAATGGCAAGGCCGGTGCGGGCAATCGCGCCAATATGTTCATCGGTTGGCAGGATACAGTCACCGGCGGCGGCGCCAGCGGCAACTTCAAAGGCGCCGGCAGCAACATCAACGCTTTCCTCAACAACCTGACCATCGGTGAGAAGCCCAATTCCGCCACCGGCACCACGCAGGGCACGATGACGTTCGCCGCCGGCCTCATTGATGTGAACACGCTGACCCTCGGCAAGCGCGATGACGCGGGTTCGAGCGGCATTATCAAAGGCACTTTCAACTTCACCGGCGGAACCCTCAAGGCCGGCGTCATCACGCGCGGCAACGGCAACGGCAACAACGCCTCCGACGTCGCCGCCTTCAATTGGACCGGCGGAACGCTGCACGCCGACACGTTCGGCTCCGTCGCGCTTCCGTTTAATCTGGTCCAGAACGGCGGCATTCTCGCGCCCGGCAACAGCCCCGGCATGACCGCCGTCTTCGGCGAATACCACCTCAACAATGCCAACAGCGCGACCTACGAAGTCGAAATCAACGGCTATGACCAGGGCGACCAGACGCTCGCCGACGATATCGGCTATGACTTCGTGTCCATCAGCGACATCGCCGTCCTGGACAGTATCGTCAAGGCGGTGCTCACGGACGGGTTCAACCCCGTGCTCGGCGATCAGTTCGATGTGCTGACCGCTACGTCGGTCACGATCGGCAGCAACTATTCGCTCGACACGTCGATGGCGCAGCTTACGCCGGGCCTGTCCTGGCAATGGGGCGTCATCAGCGGCGGCAACGGCGAGATTCTGCGGCTGGTGGTCGTGCCCCTTCCGACGGCGGGTCCGATGGGGCTGGCGCTGCTGGGCGCGGTCAGTGCGATGCGCCGCCGGTCGCGGCGCTGAGGCATTTGCAGCAGGGCGATTATCGGGATGGCCACTTGCCGGCGCGGGCGGCGATGCGGCTGCACAGATGTTTGAACACCGTGTCGGCGTCGGGGCGGGCGTCGATGACGAGGTAACCGTCCGGGTCCGCCGCCGCCTGATCCAGGTATCCGCGGCGAACCTTGCGATGGTACTCGGCGCCTTTGAGCTCCATGCGGTCCAGCAGCGGATTGAGCCGCCGCGCCGCCGTCGGCTCGTCCACATCGAAAACGACGACAAGGTCAGGCCAGTGATTGCCGACGGCGACCTGGCCCACGTGCATGATGTCCGCCACGGGAATCCCGCCGGCGGCGCCCTGATAGGCGAGCGTGGACGAGATGAAACGGTCCGCCAGCACGCAGGCCCCGCGCTCGATCGCCGGGCGAATGCGCTCGGCCATGAGTTGAGCGCGGCTCGCCATGTACAGCATCATTTCGCAGCGCAGATCCATCATGTCGTGCTCGGGATTGAGGAGCACGTCACGGATGTGCTCGCCGATGAGCGTGCCGCCGGGCTCGCGCACTTCAACGACCGGGACGCCGCGCTCGTCGAGAAACGACGAGAAACGACGAAACTGCGTGCTCTTGCCGGACCCGTCGGGCCCGTCGAACACGAGGAACTTGGAGGCGAGCATCGATGACCAGTCCGGGTCACTCATGGCGGGCATTGTAGCGATCGGTCATCCGATGAAAAGCGCCGCCTCGCCCCCGATTAGCCGCGAGCCGACGGCGAGCGCTCCGTCTTTATCGGCGTCTGAATCGCCACATGCAAACCCCGCCGCGAGCGACGCCGCCAAACGAGGAGTCATTCACCGAGTTTTTCGACTTCCTTCATCGCGCGTCGCGCGCCGTCGAGATAGGGCAGCCCGCTGAGGATGGTGGCGATGACGGTGGCGTAGACGAAACCGTCGCGGGTCCATGCCGCTGCGGGATTGTTCGTCGGGTCGAGCCAGATGATGAACAACACGGTGGGGATCGTCACGGATTGAAGCACCATCTTGAGCTTGCCGAAGATGTTGGCGCCGAACTTGGCGCCTTGTCCTTCCAGTTCGCCGCGGACAGAGGTGACGAACAGTTCGCGGGCGAGGATGACGACGACCATCCACGGATACACGCCGCTGATCATGGTGAACAGTTCGCCCTGGGCGGCCCTTTCGGGGATGACGAAGTGCGGACCGGCCAGAAGCATGAACGCCCCCATGACCAGCACCTTGTCGCAGAACGGGTCCATGATCCGGCCGAATCGGCTTTCGACCTTCCACCGACGAGCCAGAAATCCGTCGAGCCAGTCGGTGATGGCGGCCAGAATGAACAGGATGCCCGAGGACCAGAGCACCAGCGTCGCCTCGTCGGCGACGGTGTCGGCGAAATGGTACTGATTGAGGACGACAAAAAAGACCGTCGCCAGTACGAGTCGCAGTAGCGTCAAGAGATTGGGTAATTGGCGGTACATCGGGGAACCTGGGGCAATGTCAAGCGTCTAGGGGAGTATACCCGCTGTACTGTACCCGATTTCCATTTTGGGTGGTGGCGGTTCCGACGTCTTGTCGTATAATGGGTTAACTGGATACTCATCCCGGTACTTCGACCACGATTGGGAAGCTATGAACCAAAAACTCGTCGCCAGCGTGATGCTCGTCGCCGCTCTTCTTGCCGGTCCCGTCCACGCTCAGCTTGTCACCGACGCGCAGATTGCCGACGGCATCGAGAAACTCAAGCAGCGACTTTACGCATCACAGAACAAGAACGGTTACTGGGACGGCGACCAGCCGGGCAATGATCACGTCACGGGCATTAACTACGGCGGCACGACGGCACTGATCACGTATGCGCTTCTGACGAGCGGCGAAAGCTATCAGAATCCGAAACTGCAGCGCGCGATCGAGTTCCTGGAAAAGTGCGACATGAAGGGAACCTACGCCGTGTCCTGCCGGGCCCATGTCTGGTCGCATATCCCCCCCGAATTCAACAAGTACCTGCAGAAGGACCTCTACTGGCTTCAACAGGCGTCGCACGAAGTGAGCACCGGCGGCATCAGTTGGCGATACCAGATCGACTCCAAGGACTGGGACAACTCCACGCATCAGTACGGCACGCTGGGCTGCTGGGAAGCGGCCAAACGCGGCAACGCGGTCGGGCAGGCGCTGTGGAGCGGGGCGGAAAAACACATCATCGCCTCGCAAAATGACGACGGCGGATGGGGCTATCAGCAGGGCGATACCCGCACCTCGATGACCACCGCCGGTCTCGTCACGCTCTACATCACGCAGGATTACCTGCACAGTCAGGACTTCCGCACCGTCGGACGCGCCCGGCAGCACCCGCTTCAGGCCATCATTGACAAGGGCCTCGCCTGGCTCGACAAGAACTTCAAGCCCGGCGTCAACGTCGGCGGCAACCAGGAAGCCTACACCATGTACGGCATCGAACGCGTCGGTCTCGCCTCCGGCCGCAAATACCTGGGCGATCAGGACTGGTATCAGGGCGGCGCCAATTGGATTCTCAGTCACATGGGCTCCGGGTCCAACGCCGCCTTCCAGTTGCTCTTCCTCGTCCGCGGCCGCGTGCCCGTGTTCATCAACAAACTTGAAATTCCCGACGCCGACTGGAACAACCGGCCCCGCGACATCGCACGCCTGACCGAATGGGTTTCCGACGAAGTCGAAAAGGAAATGCTCTGGCAGGTCGTGCCCATCACGCGCGCCCCCGAAGACTGGCTCGACGCGCCGATTCTCTATCTCGCTTCGCACACCGCGCTGGACCTCAAGCCCGAACAGATCGCCAAGATCAAGCGCTACATCGACCTGGGCGGCATGCTTGTCACCACCGCCGACAACAACAGCGTCGAGTTCACCACTTCGATGCGCAACATGTTCAAGCAGATGTACCCCGAGTATCCGCTTCAGGCGCTGTCGAAGGAGGATGAGCTGAACGACGTGGTGTTCCAGGTCGATGCGAATCGGCTGGGCGTGCAGGCGGTGGACAATGGGATTCGCCATCTGATTCTGCATCTGCCGCGCGACGTGTCTTGGACGCTGCATTCGTCGAGCATGGTCGATCCGACGCCGTGGCAATTCTTCGCAAACGCTTATTACTACGCCACGGAAAAGGGCCGCACGCGCAATCGCCTCGAGCAGCACTTCGTCAAGAAGGAAGGCGGCAACGGCGGGGCGGAAATCGTCGTGGGCCGCGCCAAGTATGCCGGCAACTGGGACCCCGAGCCGCCGGCGTGGGAAGTGCAGACCAACTTCATGCACAACGCCTCCAAAGCGACGATCAAGTTGCAGGTCGTTGATCTGGACAAGCTCCCGGACCGCAACACCGTGCCGTTCGTGCATGTCGTCGGCACCGATGCCGTGCAGTTCTCCGATGCACAGGCGGCGAGCATCACCAGCTACGTCAAATCCGGCGGCGTGATCTTCTTCGAGAACGCCGGCGGACGCGGACCCTTCGCCGATTCGGTCATGCAGATGCTCACCAAGGCCTTCCCCAACGATCGCGTGCGTCCGATCAATCTCGACTCGCCGGTCATCAAAGGCGGCGGCATCGGCGGCTTCGACTCCTCCGTCGTCGACTATCGCGCCTATGCACTGCTTCGCATGGGTAAGGTCGAGACGCCGCGCTTTCTGGCGATCAATATCAATGGTCAGCCCCGCGTGATCGTCAGCGGCGAGGACCTCACCGAAGCCATGCTCAATCAGCCCGTCTGGGGCGTGTTCGGCTACAACACCGAATCGGCACAGAAGCTGATGACCAACCTCGTGCTCTACGCCAAGGCCGGTCCCCAGAACGCCGAACCCGCGCCCGCCGCCCCTGCCAAGTCCGAAGACGGCACGAAGCCCGCCAGCAAGTGATTGCGTCTGACGAAAGGTAGCTCCCATGCCCCGGACGTTCCTGTTGATGTGCGCGCTTGTCGCGTGTCTGCTTCTGGTGACCGCTGCTCATGGT is from Planctomycetota bacterium and encodes:
- a CDS encoding DUF4159 domain-containing protein yields the protein MNQKLVASVMLVAALLAGPVHAQLVTDAQIADGIEKLKQRLYASQNKNGYWDGDQPGNDHVTGINYGGTTALITYALLTSGESYQNPKLQRAIEFLEKCDMKGTYAVSCRAHVWSHIPPEFNKYLQKDLYWLQQASHEVSTGGISWRYQIDSKDWDNSTHQYGTLGCWEAAKRGNAVGQALWSGAEKHIIASQNDDGGWGYQQGDTRTSMTTAGLVTLYITQDYLHSQDFRTVGRARQHPLQAIIDKGLAWLDKNFKPGVNVGGNQEAYTMYGIERVGLASGRKYLGDQDWYQGGANWILSHMGSGSNAAFQLLFLVRGRVPVFINKLEIPDADWNNRPRDIARLTEWVSDEVEKEMLWQVVPITRAPEDWLDAPILYLASHTALDLKPEQIAKIKRYIDLGGMLVTTADNNSVEFTTSMRNMFKQMYPEYPLQALSKEDELNDVVFQVDANRLGVQAVDNGIRHLILHLPRDVSWTLHSSSMVDPTPWQFFANAYYYATEKGRTRNRLEQHFVKKEGGNGGAEIVVGRAKYAGNWDPEPPAWEVQTNFMHNASKATIKLQVVDLDKLPDRNTVPFVHVVGTDAVQFSDAQAASITSYVKSGGVIFFENAGGRGPFADSVMQMLTKAFPNDRVRPINLDSPVIKGGGIGGFDSSVVDYRAYALLRMGKVETPRFLAININGQPRVIVSGEDLTEAMLNQPVWGVFGYNTESAQKLMTNLVLYAKAGPQNAEPAPAAPAKSEDGTKPASK
- the tmk gene encoding dTMP kinase, with translation MPAMSDPDWSSMLASKFLVFDGPDGSGKSTQFRRFSSFLDERGVPVVEVREPGGTLIGEHIRDVLLNPEHDMMDLRCEMMLYMASRAQLMAERIRPAIERGACVLADRFISSTLAYQGAAGGIPVADIMHVGQVAVGNHWPDLVVVFDVDEPTAARRLNPLLDRMELKGAEYHRKVRRGYLDQAAADPDGYLVIDARPDADTVFKHLCSRIAARAGKWPSR